Proteins encoded by one window of bacterium:
- a CDS encoding Rne/Rng family ribonuclease, with protein sequence MKKELIISVDAYEVRTALLEEGVLAEFAIERKGERRIAGNIYKGRVKAILPGIQSAFVDIGLEKNGFLHVKDIATPSAVPEDVEEDEGNGEIVSRRSRKDSISDILTNEQEILVQVIKEQLGTKGVKLSSFISIPGRFLVLMPTVDHIGVSRKIDDQNERYRLKEIAKKIRTENMGLIIRTGGVGKTEKEFYDEINYLVRLWRRIQKRAKISEALTVVYQEYNLIHRLVRDLLRPDIQTVLIDSNDEYNKLRQFVGGVLPEMKSRIKFYNEKQKLFDKYNLEKEIDKALRNKVRLKSGGWILIEQTEALVSIDVNTGKYVGKSSLEDTVLKTNLEAAVKIARQLRLRDMGGIIIIDFIDMKYEKHKHELLRVFKDALKKDRAKTTVAQLSKLGLVEMTRQRVKQSVIDYLFQVCPYCKGNGNIKSLATTCIELQRRVEQLCATRSMQTIWVKIHPYISSYLLKHYRKTLTGLELTYNKKIILESDLSMHIEASEIECL encoded by the coding sequence GTGAAAAAGGAATTGATTATAAGCGTAGACGCTTATGAAGTAAGGACAGCGCTGTTGGAAGAAGGTGTGTTAGCGGAGTTTGCTATTGAAAGAAAGGGAGAGAGACGCATTGCAGGCAATATTTACAAGGGCAGAGTAAAAGCCATATTGCCAGGCATACAATCTGCATTTGTAGATATAGGGCTGGAGAAAAATGGATTTCTGCATGTTAAAGATATAGCAACTCCTTCAGCAGTACCAGAAGATGTGGAAGAGGATGAAGGAAATGGTGAAATAGTTTCGAGGAGATCCCGAAAAGACTCTATATCAGATATATTGACTAATGAACAGGAAATACTTGTTCAAGTTATAAAGGAACAATTGGGAACCAAAGGGGTGAAACTATCCTCTTTTATTTCCATACCCGGCAGATTCTTGGTTTTGATGCCAACAGTTGATCATATAGGTGTCTCCAGGAAGATAGATGATCAAAATGAAAGATATCGTTTAAAGGAGATTGCTAAAAAAATTAGAACTGAGAATATGGGGCTCATTATTAGAACAGGAGGCGTAGGAAAGACAGAAAAGGAGTTTTATGATGAAATTAATTATTTGGTAAGACTTTGGAGAAGGATTCAGAAAAGGGCAAAAATATCTGAGGCATTGACTGTAGTTTATCAAGAGTATAACTTGATCCACAGGCTTGTGAGGGACTTATTGCGTCCTGATATCCAAACAGTGCTGATAGATTCAAATGATGAATACAACAAGTTGAGGCAGTTTGTGGGTGGAGTACTGCCTGAAATGAAATCTCGTATAAAATTTTATAATGAGAAACAAAAGTTATTCGATAAGTATAATTTAGAAAAGGAAATAGATAAGGCGTTGCGAAACAAAGTGAGATTGAAAAGCGGCGGGTGGATATTAATTGAGCAAACAGAGGCTCTTGTTTCTATAGATGTAAATACAGGGAAATATGTGGGAAAAAGCTCCTTGGAAGATACAGTTTTAAAAACTAACCTTGAAGCTGCTGTAAAGATAGCTCGCCAGCTCCGTCTCAGGGATATGGGCGGAATTATAATAATCGATTTTATTGATATGAAGTATGAAAAGCATAAACATGAATTATTGCGAGTCTTTAAAGATGCTTTAAAAAAGGACAGGGCTAAGACTACAGTGGCGCAATTGAGTAAACTTGGTCTTGTAGAAATGACCAGACAAAGAGTTAAGCAAAGTGTCATTGATTACTTGTTTCAAGTTTGTCCTTATTGTAAGGGAAATGGCAATATAAAGTCATTAGCAACTACATGTATTGAATTACAGAGAAGGGTAGAGCAGTTATGTGCAACCAGATCAATGCAGACTATCTGGGTAAAGATTCACCCGTATATATCTTCCTATCTTCTCAAGCATTATAGGAAAACACTGACTGGGTTGGAATTAACATATAATAAGAAGATCATTCTAGAATCAGATCTGAGTATGCATATAGAGGCTTCGGAAATAGAATGTTTGTAA
- the rplU gene encoding 50S ribosomal protein L21, which yields MQAVIVTGGKQFKVSEGDIIKIEKIEKKVGGKIDFEPILISNKETVSIDKSHLENAKVHGEVISQVKGKKIIAFKKKRRKGYSRKIGHRQLLTEVKIGKISLGKVEKKNA from the coding sequence GTGCAGGCAGTTATTGTTACAGGTGGTAAGCAATTCAAAGTTTCAGAAGGGGACATTATAAAAATAGAGAAGATCGAAAAAAAGGTTGGTGGCAAGATCGATTTTGAACCTATCTTAATTTCTAATAAAGAAACCGTATCCATAGATAAAAGTCATCTAGAGAATGCTAAGGTTCATGGAGAAGTTATCTCACAGGTCAAAGGGAAAAAAATTATAGCATTTAAAAAGAAAAGACGCAAGGGTTACAGTCGTAAGATTGGACATAGGCAGCTTTTAACGGAGGTTAAGATTGGGAAAATATCTCTTGGGAAGGTAGAGAAAAAGAATGCGTGA
- a CDS encoding PIG-L family deacetylase gives MKIFGIGMHPDDVEFIMAGTLALLKKKGHKITIATVGSGDMGSVEYVPADLSRKRYMEAKSSAKLLEAEYISCGISCLHVVFDNPTRFMVTEMIRKVDPDIVITMSPQDYMKDHEITADLVWDGCFNAPIPNYHTALVNPAKATSKIPYLYYGDSLDLKDRFGNPVHPEFYVDIKDVMETKTSMLRKHESQRSWLKRQHGMDKYTETMKEISSRRGKEIGIEYAEGFRQHKGHPFPQDNILEKLLKDKVKYKKQDNGG, from the coding sequence ATGAAGATTTTTGGTATTGGAATGCATCCTGATGATGTAGAATTTATTATGGCTGGAACTCTTGCTCTACTGAAGAAAAAAGGGCATAAGATAACCATTGCAACCGTGGGTTCAGGGGATATGGGGTCTGTTGAGTATGTTCCAGCAGACTTGAGCAGAAAACGGTATATGGAAGCTAAGTCATCAGCAAAACTGCTTGAGGCAGAATATATTAGCTGTGGCATATCCTGCTTACATGTTGTGTTTGATAATCCAACAAGATTCATGGTTACAGAAATGATACGAAAAGTGGATCCTGACATTGTTATTACCATGTCTCCTCAGGATTATATGAAGGACCATGAGATAACTGCTGATTTAGTGTGGGACGGGTGTTTTAACGCACCAATTCCCAATTATCACACTGCCTTAGTAAATCCAGCAAAAGCGACATCCAAGATTCCATATCTATATTATGGAGATTCTCTGGATTTAAAGGATAGATTTGGCAATCCTGTGCATCCTGAATTTTATGTAGATATTAAAGATGTAATGGAAACCAAAACAAGCATGTTAAGGAAACATGAAAGTCAACGCTCCTGGTTGAAAAGACAGCACGGTATGGACAAATACACAGAGACTATGAAGGAGATTTCAAGCAGAAGAGGAAAAGAAATTGGCATAGAATATGCCGAAGGATTCAGACAGCATAAAGGACATCCGTTCCCTCAGGATAATATTTTAGAGAAGTTGTTAAAGGACAAGGTTAAATATAAGAAACAAGATAATGGAGGATAA
- the tmk gene encoding dTMP kinase, translating to MKKGFLLTLEGPEGSGKSTHSRLLASYLTQKGIRTYCTREPGSTALGEKMRQLLLSPLHKNMSVRTELLLYEAARAQHVDEIIIPALKKNITIICDRFYDATFAYQGYGRKIDLDIIKNINDFAINKIKPDLTILLDIDVNIGLEKSLRLSKDSFPRGESDRIEQEDIEFHKRVREGYLNLARREPVRIKAVTVKSEISETQLEIQKHIDDLLRRNNYVV from the coding sequence ATGAAAAAAGGGTTTCTATTAACATTGGAGGGGCCTGAGGGTAGTGGGAAATCCACGCATTCCAGGTTACTTGCTAGTTATCTTACTCAGAAAGGCATTCGGACTTATTGCACGAGAGAGCCCGGCAGCACAGCATTAGGAGAAAAAATGAGGCAATTACTGCTCTCTCCTTTACACAAGAATATGTCAGTAAGAACCGAATTACTGCTGTACGAAGCAGCACGGGCGCAGCATGTTGATGAGATTATTATTCCTGCATTAAAAAAAAACATTACTATAATTTGTGATCGCTTCTATGATGCTACATTTGCATATCAAGGGTATGGAAGGAAAATAGATTTAGATATTATAAAGAATATAAACGACTTTGCCATAAATAAGATAAAACCAGACCTGACAATTCTTTTGGATATTGATGTGAATATTGGATTAGAAAAATCCCTGCGCTTATCGAAGGATTCTTTTCCAAGAGGGGAGAGTGATAGGATCGAACAGGAAGATATTGAATTTCATAAAAGAGTGCGGGAAGGTTATCTTAATCTTGCTCGAAGAGAACCAGTACGTATAAAAGCAGTTACAGTAAAAAGCGAAATCAGTGAGACACAGTTAGAAATCCAGAAGCATATAGATGATTTATTGAGAAGAAATAATTATGTCGTTTAA
- a CDS encoding SurA N-terminal domain-containing protein, with protein MLKSIRKNMKPIMWITALSFLATIFFAWGMGATSKARTNVTVAKVNGADIKYEEFRYALTATERNYRRMYGDQFDRIKKNMDMDNQILNQLIDQKLLMQEIKKQRVKISDKEIIDRIKQDPVFKNKEGGFDKAKFEQYVNGLPASQWQEIENGIRKSLALEHLWRKITDPVIISDKVILGEFMLKNEKVKINYICFSVDEFKTQVSVNDKDITEYFSKNKAEFKQPDRINIEYVLIKPELFKEKIEVSDDEIKKYYAENKQEFGVVDKKPEEIKPLEQVSSQIKEKLTKEKAEQLAEERAYDLSIDLGEENKWEDILKKENLSSKQTGYFAEGEQIPEIGYSREFSQSAFSLKKSDISDPVKTAKGFCILRLVDLKPSYIPEQIEEVKDEVHKRLTALKSKELAEKKADEFIEKSQSAKNIEKLAKKLKYNVKQTEFFERGVYAKDIGYAPKLITDAFLLEKGNIKKVSESQDVFVIELAEKKAADKEEFDAQKEQIKQTLLQKKKQSVYEKWFKNLKQEAKIVNNLDEIRRAQ; from the coding sequence ATGCTTAAGTCTATAAGAAAAAACATGAAGCCAATAATGTGGATAACAGCATTAAGCTTTCTGGCTACAATATTCTTTGCATGGGGAATGGGTGCGACATCGAAAGCAAGAACAAATGTTACTGTGGCAAAAGTAAATGGAGCTGATATCAAGTATGAAGAGTTTAGATATGCTCTAACAGCTACGGAAAGAAATTATAGAAGAATGTATGGAGATCAGTTTGACAGAATCAAAAAAAACATGGATATGGATAACCAGATTCTAAATCAGTTGATAGATCAAAAGCTTCTTATGCAGGAGATAAAGAAACAGCGCGTAAAAATCTCAGATAAAGAGATTATAGATAGAATAAAACAAGATCCTGTATTTAAAAACAAGGAAGGCGGATTTGATAAGGCAAAGTTTGAACAGTATGTAAATGGTCTCCCTGCTTCTCAGTGGCAAGAAATCGAGAATGGAATTAGGAAGTCCCTTGCGCTTGAACATCTTTGGAGAAAGATTACTGATCCAGTTATAATAAGCGACAAGGTAATTTTAGGTGAATTTATGCTAAAAAATGAAAAAGTAAAAATCAACTATATATGCTTCAGTGTAGACGAGTTCAAAACTCAGGTATCTGTGAATGATAAAGATATTACTGAATATTTTTCCAAAAACAAAGCTGAATTCAAGCAGCCTGATAGAATTAACATAGAATACGTTCTTATCAAACCAGAGCTCTTTAAAGAAAAAATCGAAGTTTCAGATGATGAAATTAAAAAATATTATGCGGAGAATAAACAGGAATTTGGAGTGGTTGATAAAAAGCCTGAAGAAATTAAGCCTCTAGAACAGGTAAGCTCTCAGATAAAAGAGAAACTTACAAAAGAAAAAGCAGAGCAATTAGCTGAAGAGAGAGCTTATGATCTCTCTATTGACCTGGGTGAAGAGAATAAATGGGAAGATATACTAAAAAAAGAGAATCTCTCATCAAAGCAGACAGGGTATTTCGCAGAAGGAGAACAAATTCCAGAAATAGGATATTCCCGTGAGTTCTCACAAAGCGCATTTTCTCTTAAAAAAAGTGATATAAGCGACCCCGTTAAAACAGCTAAAGGGTTTTGCATATTAAGACTTGTGGATTTAAAGCCATCCTACATACCTGAGCAGATAGAAGAAGTAAAGGATGAAGTACACAAAAGGTTAACTGCTCTTAAATCAAAGGAACTAGCTGAGAAAAAAGCAGATGAGTTCATCGAAAAATCTCAATCAGCAAAGAATATCGAAAAGTTAGCAAAAAAGCTTAAATATAATGTTAAGCAAACAGAGTTTTTTGAAAGAGGAGTGTATGCAAAAGACATAGGATATGCCCCTAAACTCATAACAGACGCGTTCCTTTTAGAAAAAGGCAATATAAAAAAAGTATCAGAATCGCAAGATGTATTTGTAATAGAACTTGCTGAGAAAAAAGCTGCTGATAAAGAAGAATTTGATGCACAGAAGGAGCAGATTAAACAGACTTTACTGCAAAAAAAGAAGCAGTCGGTATATGAGAAATGGTTCAAAAACCTAAAGCAGGAAGCAAAGATTGTAAATAATCTTGATGAAATACGACGTGCACAGTAA
- a CDS encoding stage 0 sporulation protein: MHKIIQVRICKDRTLWLDIGNTVAKYNDYCLIEVDGDKYYAKIISGIQEVADCICSKERGQIIRVATESDISQIQDIFEREKKSLAICLEKVTKHNLPIRVIDAKCIHEGNKIIFHFVADDRVDFRDLLKDIEHTLKTRIELRQVGVRDRAKNIAGYCGHCGRVLCCASFIKEFQAVTIQNAKSQNFHLDPSKISGLCGRLMCCLRYESKSYQEMKKSFPKIDATIDTEYGQGKVVDLNILRSSVTVELESGKRYEHKIK, encoded by the coding sequence ATGCATAAAATAATCCAGGTTAGGATTTGCAAAGACAGAACATTATGGCTTGATATTGGCAACACTGTTGCCAAGTATAATGATTACTGTCTAATAGAAGTAGATGGCGACAAATATTATGCTAAAATTATATCAGGGATACAAGAGGTAGCTGATTGTATATGCTCTAAAGAAAGAGGACAAATCATTAGAGTTGCAACGGAGAGTGATATAAGTCAGATACAGGATATATTTGAGAGAGAGAAAAAGTCATTAGCAATATGTTTAGAAAAAGTAACCAAACATAATCTTCCAATTAGAGTTATAGATGCAAAGTGCATACATGAGGGAAATAAAATAATATTCCATTTTGTGGCGGACGATAGAGTGGATTTTAGAGACCTGTTAAAAGACATTGAGCATACATTAAAAACAAGAATAGAATTAAGACAAGTGGGCGTACGAGATAGAGCAAAAAATATTGCAGGATATTGTGGGCATTGTGGGAGGGTTCTTTGTTGTGCAAGTTTCATTAAGGAGTTTCAGGCAGTTACCATTCAAAATGCTAAATCTCAGAATTTTCACTTAGACCCCTCAAAAATATCAGGCTTATGTGGTCGCTTGATGTGTTGCCTGAGATATGAATCAAAGTCGTATCAAGAAATGAAAAAGTCTTTTCCTAAAATAGATGCAACGATAGATACAGAATATGGGCAGGGGAAGGTGGTTGATTTAAATATACTCAGAAGCAGTGTTACTGTGGAATTAGAGAGTGGTAAAAGATACGAACATAAGATAAAATAG
- the holB gene encoding DNA polymerase III subunit delta' has protein sequence MSFNDIIGQEIAVKLLQNSLKHGRIPHAYMFIGPYGVGKRLAAINLAKALNCEGVSEIPCDRCACCKKIDAYMHPDVKCVYPTGSSLSITIDNIRELRTQISFKTYEGKKKIYIIAEAENMTIQAANCILKTLEEPPENSVLILTSTSSHLLLQTIVSRCQAVPFIRIELHRIENFLVEHHRVDKSLAHFIANLSQGSLGEALKLKDDAQIPLVKSRLMDMLSRLKNEDVITLVGEFNKEVFNNGDSERSRDVREYRNKLHMSLDMLTTCLRDIAILKQAGEQVSLINLDISEDLKQLESKFSLSQIERFLDTITDMKAYVRNNVSSQLILEKLFLDIQGKVDA, from the coding sequence ATGTCGTTTAATGATATTATCGGGCAGGAAATAGCTGTAAAGCTTTTGCAGAATTCGTTGAAACATGGAAGGATTCCTCATGCTTATATGTTCATTGGTCCCTATGGAGTAGGCAAAAGGTTGGCAGCAATTAATCTTGCCAAGGCATTGAATTGTGAGGGGGTTAGTGAGATTCCTTGTGATAGATGCGCATGTTGCAAAAAGATAGATGCTTATATGCATCCGGACGTAAAATGCGTTTATCCAACAGGGTCTTCTTTGTCCATAACAATTGATAATATTAGGGAATTAAGAACACAAATATCATTTAAAACATATGAGGGTAAGAAAAAAATATACATTATTGCAGAAGCAGAAAATATGACCATTCAAGCCGCAAACTGCATTTTAAAAACTTTGGAGGAGCCACCTGAAAATTCCGTATTAATCTTAACCTCTACGAGCTCGCATCTGCTTTTACAGACTATAGTTTCGCGATGTCAAGCAGTTCCCTTTATAAGGATAGAGCTTCATAGAATTGAGAACTTTTTAGTAGAACATCATAGAGTAGACAAATCACTTGCTCATTTCATAGCCAATTTATCCCAGGGTAGTTTAGGAGAGGCGCTTAAGTTAAAGGATGACGCCCAAATACCTCTTGTAAAGAGTAGGTTAATGGATATGCTTAGCAGGCTGAAGAATGAAGATGTGATTACTCTTGTAGGAGAATTTAATAAGGAAGTTTTTAATAATGGGGATAGTGAGCGAAGCAGGGATGTTAGAGAATATAGAAACAAGTTGCATATGAGCTTAGACATGCTTACAACATGCCTCAGAGATATTGCGATCTTGAAACAAGCTGGAGAACAAGTTTCTCTTATTAATTTGGACATTAGCGAGGATCTTAAGCAATTAGAGAGTAAATTTTCTCTGTCTCAGATTGAAAGGTTTTTGGACACAATTACTGATATGAAGGCGTATGTAAGAAACAACGTCAGTTCCCAGCTTATTCTGGAGAAGTTGTTTTTAGATATACAAGGAAAAGTAGATGCATAA
- the rnr gene encoding ribonuclease R, which translates to MKYDVHSKKSHRYTTPKITDPIRSILDEFKISQSFPKLVIEECERIDPFISKEEIKKRRNLTELTCFTIDPEDAKDFDDAVSIEKTENGSFLLGVHIADVDHYVNKNKHIDSQALSRGTSIYLPDRVIPMLPSKLSENLCSLKPDENRLTLTVMIKIDAQGNIREYEIFESLIKSKARLSYESAEELIHSNSKHTEISLALKTMYKLSRILDKKRLERGYIDFDVPEIKISLDGNGKVIDIQKKKRLSSHILIEEFMLLANQCVAEYITKNKVPMIYRVHETPDDLKIKDFALLAKTLNYRFDQNKSKNPKYIQRFLHKTNGQKDHVLVSQILLTCMQKAIYSTKNVGHFGLALNCYTHFTSPIRRYPDLIVHRILKNKFKNRIDNLSEIAGIASEREQIAVKIERESIKLKQVEFMKNKLWDVFEGVISGVQPYGLFVELNDTLAEGLVHVSALKNDYYTFSEKQFALVGKRTKRRFQLGDAVKVQVVRVDSNKGLIDFILIENKTSG; encoded by the coding sequence ATGAAATACGACGTGCACAGTAAAAAATCCCATAGATACACCACTCCGAAGATAACTGATCCTATCAGGTCTATTTTAGATGAATTCAAAATATCCCAAAGTTTCCCAAAATTAGTAATAGAAGAATGCGAAAGAATTGATCCATTTATTTCTAAAGAAGAAATTAAGAAACGCCGCAACCTAACGGAACTTACATGTTTTACAATAGACCCCGAAGATGCAAAGGATTTTGACGATGCAGTCTCCATTGAGAAAACTGAGAATGGAAGTTTCTTACTGGGCGTTCATATAGCGGATGTTGATCATTACGTAAATAAGAATAAGCATATAGACAGCCAGGCTCTTTCCAGAGGAACAAGCATATATCTTCCTGATAGGGTGATTCCAATGCTGCCTTCCAAACTTTCTGAGAATCTGTGCAGTTTAAAGCCTGACGAAAACAGATTAACTTTAACAGTTATGATAAAAATAGATGCACAGGGCAATATTAGAGAATACGAAATCTTTGAGAGCCTAATTAAAAGCAAGGCAAGGCTATCCTATGAATCCGCAGAGGAATTAATCCACTCCAATAGTAAACACACGGAAATATCATTAGCCTTAAAAACTATGTACAAACTAAGCAGGATATTAGATAAAAAAAGATTGGAGAGAGGATACATTGATTTTGATGTGCCTGAGATTAAGATATCACTTGACGGGAATGGGAAAGTCATTGATATTCAAAAAAAGAAGAGATTATCCAGCCATATTTTGATCGAGGAATTCATGCTTCTTGCAAATCAGTGTGTAGCAGAATACATTACCAAAAATAAGGTTCCTATGATCTATCGCGTTCATGAAACTCCAGACGACCTAAAAATAAAAGACTTCGCATTGCTTGCAAAAACACTGAATTATAGATTTGATCAAAATAAATCTAAAAATCCAAAATACATACAGAGATTCCTGCATAAAACAAATGGGCAAAAGGACCACGTTCTTGTTAGCCAGATTCTTTTAACATGCATGCAAAAAGCAATATATTCTACCAAGAATGTTGGGCACTTTGGGCTTGCATTAAACTGCTATACTCATTTCACATCCCCTATCAGACGCTATCCTGACTTAATTGTTCACAGAATTCTTAAAAACAAGTTTAAAAATCGTATAGATAACCTTTCTGAGATTGCAGGCATTGCTTCTGAAAGAGAGCAAATAGCAGTTAAAATAGAAAGAGAATCAATTAAGTTAAAACAGGTTGAGTTTATGAAAAATAAACTTTGGGATGTATTTGAGGGTGTAATATCCGGTGTTCAGCCATATGGTTTGTTTGTTGAGCTTAATGATACTTTAGCTGAAGGGCTTGTTCATGTCAGCGCACTAAAGAACGACTACTATACGTTCTCTGAGAAACAGTTTGCACTTGTAGGAAAACGCACAAAGAGAAGATTCCAGCTTGGAGACGCAGTAAAGGTACAAGTAGTTAGAGTGGATAGTAATAAAGGGCTAATCGATTTTATATTGATTGAAAATAAAACAAGCGGCTGA
- a CDS encoding glucosamine-6-phosphate isomerase, which yields MDLMSTIKGSLLENFFPQGWDIEKLDKCCDNPPESVTERQDWWNKKFEPVPCETLSDFDTMMGHEIAIEIRRTKDEGRKIAFILPVGPMGMYKWAVYFLKEWNVDCKHVYGFNMDEWSDKDGNTLPPDNIGTFQNAMQQAFYGPLGDLTVPKNQRHFALKNVLPTYAEKIGQLKKEGAKLIVVFGIGRVFHIAFWEPHFAGEFLGEEKWKKQEYRLGAKLHPLTIEQNAITSFKSRTTLVPCFANTIGPGLFLKADKIIGGCDGTLGRGMMWQGLSLWVTLRHGPNIWIPSSFMPTLAGKLFFLKELAGPLVPDCN from the coding sequence ATGGATTTAATGAGCACAATTAAAGGATCTTTATTAGAGAATTTCTTCCCGCAAGGGTGGGATATTGAGAAGCTGGATAAATGTTGTGATAATCCCCCGGAGTCAGTTACCGAGCGTCAGGATTGGTGGAACAAGAAGTTTGAACCTGTTCCATGCGAAACTTTGAGTGATTTTGATACTATGATGGGTCATGAAATAGCTATAGAGATTAGAAGGACAAAAGATGAGGGCAGGAAGATAGCGTTTATATTGCCTGTTGGTCCAATGGGAATGTATAAATGGGCCGTTTATTTTCTAAAAGAATGGAATGTGGATTGCAAGCATGTTTATGGGTTCAACATGGATGAATGGAGCGATAAAGATGGAAACACATTACCTCCTGATAATATAGGAACTTTTCAAAATGCAATGCAGCAAGCTTTTTATGGACCGCTCGGAGATCTGACTGTTCCAAAAAACCAACGACATTTTGCGCTTAAGAATGTTCTTCCCACATATGCTGAGAAGATAGGACAGCTCAAAAAAGAGGGGGCAAAACTCATAGTTGTTTTTGGTATTGGAAGAGTGTTTCATATTGCTTTTTGGGAGCCGCATTTTGCCGGCGAATTTTTAGGAGAGGAAAAATGGAAGAAGCAGGAATACAGATTGGGAGCAAAACTACATCCTTTGACCATAGAACAGAACGCAATAACCAGTTTTAAGAGTCGCACAACTCTAGTTCCATGTTTTGCCAATACAATTGGTCCGGGTCTATTCCTCAAAGCGGATAAAATAATCGGCGGATGTGATGGGACATTAGGTAGGGGAATGATGTGGCAGGGATTATCTCTCTGGGTTACTTTAAGACACGGACCAAATATCTGGATTCCTTCCAGTTTTATGCCTACTTTGGCTGGAAAACTCTTCTTCCTTAAAGAGCTTGCAGGCCCGCTGGTGCCAGACTGTAATTGA